Proteins found in one Strix aluco isolate bStrAlu1 chromosome 29, bStrAlu1.hap1, whole genome shotgun sequence genomic segment:
- the LOC141916512 gene encoding la-related protein 6-like has product MSSHGSGVALGLGSPPSCSTPLPMQRNSFPALHLLSPRSRSFALLSQKDFFKSFDGSLCDTSDALGNDLLGCNCSMPDPQLVRRIVSQVEFYLSDENLAKDAFLLKHVQKNKMGFISIKLLTSFKKVKYLTRDWRLTLYALQFSELLEVNEEGTKVRRRVPIPESLLSIPPSKLLLAWELLPQEQDMLLPLQKNFLETITRMFTPFGAITSIRILRPGRKLPSDVRKYTSRFPELLSKCCALVEYESLESARRAFEDLGRQSHPGGESIRVVRLCGKGSKKKPGAKREVVEELVDRLGWKAKTATTTFPYDAGDSLLCSSPKMDSAPTSLSLLNKDPLAPAWPDSDFKPSDFGNTFTGSLLTSKVFPLLGTGLGTSSCYGLCSSTESHRGCGWGSGVGAWAPWCSSPAPDAKPPPEIPLEAKRVPEPFGRWDGVLRLPRGPDGTKGFYSSTGRGELVLQH; this is encoded by the exons ATGTCGTCACATGGCTCTGGGGTGGCCCTAGGGCTCGGTTCCCCACCCAGCTGCAGCACCCCTCTGCCAATGCAAAGAAattccttcccagcactgcatcTCCTCTCACCACGGAGCCGCTCCTTTGCCCTGCTCAGCCAGAAGGATTTCTTTAAGAGCTTCGATGG gagcCTCTGTGACACGAGTGATGCTTTGGGGAATGATCTGTTGGGCTGCAACTGCTCCATGCCCGACCCGCAGCTGGTCCGGAGGATTGTGTCCCAGGTGGAGTTCTACCTCTCTGATGAGAATCTGGCCAAGGACGCTTTCCTCCTGAAACACGTCCAGAAGAACAAGATGGGCTTCATCAGCATCAAACTGCTGACGTCCTTCAAGAAG GTGAAATATCTGACGCGTGACTGGCGGCTCACGCTCTATGCCCTGCAGTTCTCGGAGCTGCTGGAGGTGAATGAGGAGGGCACTAAAGTGAGGCGGCGGGTCCCCATCCCCGAGTCCCTCCTGAGCATCCCCCCCAGCAAACTGCTGctggcctgggagctgctgccccaggaGCAGGACATGCTGCTGCCACTCCAGAAGAATTTCCTTGAGACCATCACGAGGATGTTCACCCCCTTTGGTGCCATCACCTCCATCCGCATCCTGCGGCCGGGCCGCAAGCTGCCCTCGGATGTGCGGAAATACACGTCGCGCTTCCCCGAGCTGCTGAGCAAGTGCTGTGCGCTGGTGGAGTACGAGAGCCTGGAGAGCGCCCGCAGGGCCTTTGAGGACCTCGGTCGCCAAAGCCACCCAGGTGGTGAGAGCATCAGGGTGGTCCGGCTCTGCGGGAAGGGCTCCAAGAAGAAACCTGGGGCCaagagggaggtggtggaggagcTGGTGGACCGGCTGGGTTGGAAGGCAAAGACAGCAACGACAACCTTCCCCTACGACGCTGGGGactccctgctctgcagctctccgAAGATGGACAGTGCCCCAACGTCACTGTCCCTCCTGAACAAGGACCCCTTGGCACCCGCCTGGCCCGACAGCGATTTCAAGCCCAGCGACTTTGGCAACACCTTCACTGGATCGCTCCTCACCAGCAAAGTCTTCCCTCTGCTCGGGACAGGCTTGGGCACCAGCAGCTGCTAtggcctctgctccagcaccgAAAGCCACCGTGGCTGTGGCTGGGGGAGCGGGGTGGGTGCCTGGGCGCCCTGGtgcagcagccctgctcctgaTGCCAAACCTCCTCCCGAGATTCCCCTGGAAGCGAAGAGGGTGCCTGAGCCCTTTGGCCGGTGGGACGGGGTCCTTCGCCTGCCCCGTGGCCCCGATGGCACCAAGGGCTTCTACAGCAGCACTGGGAGAGGAGAGCTCGTCCTTCAGCACTGA